One Setaria viridis chromosome 7, Setaria_viridis_v4.0, whole genome shotgun sequence genomic region harbors:
- the LOC117863646 gene encoding protein EIN6 ENHANCER: protein MESEVVRTEMVLAPTLSFKKVQTADKYPKGQSRGRQWKHLRHLLQAADASSMPPDRPNYLNIQSPPSIYPPKRYCDITGFEAPYVDPRTKLRYADPEVFKQIRMLPNEYVQRYLALRNAAVILR, encoded by the exons ATGGAGTCGGAGGTGGTGAGGACGGAGATGGTGCTGGCGCCGACGCTGTCGTTCAAGAAGGTGCAGACGGCGGACAAGTACCCCAAGGGCCAGTCCCGGGGGCGCCAGTGGAAGCACCTCCGTCACCTCCTCCAGGCCGCAGATGCCTCCTCCATGCCCCCCGACCGCCCCAACT ATCTGAATATTCAATCACCCCCATCCATTTACCCACCAAAGAGATACTGTGACATAACAGGTTTTGAG GCACCGTATGTGGATCCTAGGACAAAGCTGCGCTACGCTGATCCAGAGGTGTTCAAGCAGATCAGGATGCTTCCCAATGAATACGTTCAAAGGTATCTGGCCTTGAGAAATGCAGCGGTCATACTGAGATAG